A region from the Microcoleus sp. FACHB-672 genome encodes:
- a CDS encoding response regulator transcription factor: MSTVLVVEDSVTQREMISNLLKGSGLTVNVASDGVEALERIQDNCPDLVVLDIVMPRMNGYEVCRRLKADPKTQNVPVVMCSSKGEEFDRYWGMKQGADAYIAKPFQPTELVGTVKQLLRG; encoded by the coding sequence ATGAGTACAGTTCTAGTTGTGGAAGACAGCGTTACGCAACGGGAGATGATCTCAAACCTCCTGAAAGGGAGTGGATTGACCGTTAACGTAGCCAGTGATGGCGTAGAAGCCTTAGAGCGAATACAAGATAATTGCCCAGATTTAGTCGTACTGGATATTGTCATGCCTCGGATGAATGGCTACGAAGTTTGCCGCCGGCTCAAAGCCGATCCGAAAACCCAAAACGTGCCGGTGGTTATGTGCTCTTCAAAAGGAGAAGAATTTGATCGCTACTGGGGAATGAAACAAGGAGCAGATGCCTACATCGCTAAACCCTTTCAACCCACAGAATTGGTAGGAACCGTCAAGCAATTGTTAAGAGGCTAG
- the hmpF gene encoding pilus motility taxis protein HmpF, translated as MLYLAEVQIQKALMGSKAQLKLLACQRGEQSWNAVPSEDVIPFDDVSKFNAGALVLVELNTNKQMQRPPQEASRQLVSILQNFSRLQDKFKTQEEEIEQWKQSLTYQSQELNRREMELQAREEEIGQMQGEFERLEAQRQEISGAREEANRLQEELERNRQELEGSWQHLRGEMQRVQEQAASGKAIDDEQARTLQELLDRLSGTIAPTDSVRQQLNLAFERVTAQQSVLDYHRQQLEQQRGSAEHLQGEVDRVAQDWQTRTQDWQQAHTSLDMVRAELKVQQNTLKLKQEYAEALALKLQTQEELHQQVYQLADTSDKVSISSEKVDVEALERMPVEELQGLFQQLQQDLEKVFRFVNDQEEELGMQRQALEEVQAKLNTASEYERMSLQEELADEQDRYQMLNETLVGQRRNLREREEILAQHQAVLWRRLGKSANQGSDNKLELGPILASVEIQRQQMGEELQKLEREIEQMRLSIQQAEGMIHQQAGEQETKHNELKQLEQYLQEQRAAVAELWGKVNLYQEMLQPLQDRLNELRQNLEEAAGVLNQVQETGDHQLQAIAQMRQVFMSLMSDSSPQFAVS; from the coding sequence GTGCTGTATCTAGCAGAAGTACAAATACAGAAGGCGTTAATGGGCAGTAAGGCACAACTCAAACTGCTGGCTTGTCAGCGGGGTGAGCAAAGTTGGAATGCGGTGCCGAGTGAGGACGTTATTCCATTTGACGATGTGAGTAAATTTAACGCCGGCGCGTTGGTACTGGTGGAACTGAATACCAACAAACAGATGCAGCGCCCGCCTCAAGAAGCGTCTCGTCAGTTAGTCAGCATTTTGCAAAACTTCTCCCGCTTGCAAGACAAATTCAAAACGCAAGAAGAAGAAATTGAGCAGTGGAAGCAGTCTTTGACTTACCAAAGTCAGGAACTCAACCGGCGGGAAATGGAATTGCAAGCCCGTGAAGAAGAAATCGGGCAAATGCAGGGAGAGTTTGAGCGCTTAGAGGCACAGCGACAGGAAATCAGTGGGGCGCGGGAGGAAGCGAACCGACTGCAAGAGGAACTTGAGCGGAACCGGCAGGAACTAGAAGGTTCTTGGCAGCATTTGCGCGGGGAAATGCAGCGAGTACAGGAACAGGCGGCTTCTGGAAAGGCGATTGATGATGAACAAGCTCGCACGCTTCAGGAGTTGTTAGATCGGCTATCTGGGACAATTGCACCCACTGACTCGGTGCGACAACAGCTGAATTTGGCTTTTGAACGGGTGACAGCCCAGCAGTCCGTTTTAGATTACCACCGGCAGCAGTTAGAGCAGCAACGGGGATCTGCTGAGCATCTGCAAGGTGAGGTGGATCGGGTGGCTCAAGATTGGCAAACCCGAACTCAAGACTGGCAGCAAGCCCACACCTCTCTGGATATGGTTCGTGCTGAGTTGAAGGTGCAGCAAAATACCTTAAAACTAAAGCAAGAGTATGCAGAGGCTTTGGCGCTGAAGCTACAAACTCAAGAGGAGTTGCACCAGCAAGTTTACCAGCTAGCAGATACTTCAGATAAGGTCAGTATTAGTAGCGAAAAGGTAGATGTTGAGGCGCTGGAGAGGATGCCGGTGGAGGAACTTCAGGGGCTTTTCCAGCAGCTTCAGCAGGATTTAGAAAAGGTGTTTCGCTTTGTTAATGATCAGGAAGAAGAGCTGGGAATGCAGCGTCAGGCGCTTGAAGAGGTGCAAGCCAAGCTGAATACGGCAAGCGAGTATGAGCGGATGAGTTTGCAGGAAGAATTGGCAGACGAGCAGGATCGCTACCAGATGCTCAATGAAACGCTGGTTGGGCAGCGCCGCAATCTTAGGGAAAGAGAAGAGATTTTAGCGCAGCACCAAGCCGTACTGTGGCGGCGTCTTGGGAAGTCAGCCAATCAAGGATCAGATAATAAGCTGGAGCTAGGGCCAATTTTAGCGAGCGTGGAGATCCAGCGGCAACAGATGGGTGAGGAGCTGCAAAAGCTGGAAAGGGAAATTGAGCAGATGCGATTGAGCATTCAGCAGGCGGAGGGGATGATTCATCAGCAAGCCGGTGAGCAGGAGACAAAGCACAATGAGCTGAAGCAGCTGGAGCAGTATTTGCAAGAGCAGCGGGCGGCGGTGGCTGAACTTTGGGGTAAGGTTAATCTTTATCAAGAGATGTTGCAGCCGCTTCAAGACCGGCTCAATGAGTTGCGTCAGAATTTAGAGGAAGCTGCCGGTGTTCTGAATCAGGTTCAGGAAACCGGAGATCACCAATTGCAAGCGATCGCGCAAATGAGACAGGTGTTTATGAGTCTGATGAGTGATTCTTCGCCTCAGTTTGCGGTGTCTTGA
- a CDS encoding HAMP domain-containing methyl-accepting chemotaxis protein — translation MASSTDYAQDYERAQAAYMQGNYDEAAAILERLSQERPDDFSVRLLRGNIYCYVLHQYEIAQQEYEWVLRLTSEAEFVQLAQNGLADAHQFSNAGGEAGMEASPDEDLYANGQQYLVDDSGALEESNAQAWQDIEELSQDNNFDLADLDLNGLNDLAEEPAIPHQNANPFGNSTEAAYSPQQPQSHDSDSGIGDPFVIDPSLLGDYQESSWNDQDLGSDLPDFLSPDEMPDLEVREDADDHTLASPFGNTGTEEAFGTPFGDTSSNHELFASPFGSTDSEEALATPFGDADSEEAFTTPFGDTGTEEAFVTPFGDTDNEEAFATPFGDTDDFDAAGLSAQLDAFDEALDPLDWQLSNNADAQANGFADENEYSEDVTEAFSNPNRNVSANRFTGNDPDAEDATLLMRGEALEPAADDDDYRFDDSSFDAPDTGTYAGNHSYPRSQQNFTRSDRSEKNGYNSQGSYEFDAFDDDVFAHDAGFGVQDFNNPPASASGGLNQHAGIDYLDEFDEFDDIGSEIPDFDLSEDSTGATSPSGGYGFGPSNSSSSRLGRNSGFSSDLTDGSLIRDDEIFSIAGTSEPVPTFAHADAGAVEPTVTQEQGWLAPFENAPLATKQMWTALITGAVAAIAAAAVSYTTAIYPIPQLKNAAMAAGAGLAGGLTALGFGQLTTRQIKRATDELQAQFEAVSQGNLSARATVYAEDEFGQMATKFNHMARVIFTTTSEAQRKAEEQEQAKEDLQRQVIRLLDDVEGAARGDLTVQAEVTADVLGAVADSFNLTIQNLREIVLQVKLAARQVTKGSADSESFARSLSSDALRQAEELAATLNSVQVMTDAIQRVAESAREAEEVARTASTTALKGGEAVEQTVAGILEIRETVAETTRKVKRLAESSQEISKIVALISTIASRTNLLALNASIEAARAGEAGRGFAIVADEVRQLADRSAKALKEIEQIVMQIQSETGSVMTAMEEGTQQVIEGTRLAEQAKRALEDIIQISNRIDVLVRSITADTVEQTETSRAVAQVMQAVELTAQETSQEAQRVSGALQNLVGVARDLLTSVERFRVDPTER, via the coding sequence ATGGCATCAAGTACGGACTACGCGCAGGATTACGAACGGGCACAAGCAGCCTATATGCAGGGCAATTATGACGAAGCCGCTGCAATTCTAGAACGATTAAGTCAGGAGCGTCCTGACGACTTCAGTGTGCGTCTGCTACGGGGCAACATCTACTGCTATGTGCTGCATCAGTATGAAATTGCTCAGCAAGAATATGAATGGGTTCTGCGTCTGACGTCCGAGGCAGAGTTCGTGCAGTTAGCCCAAAATGGTCTGGCTGATGCTCATCAATTTAGCAATGCTGGCGGTGAAGCCGGCATGGAAGCTTCTCCAGACGAAGACCTTTACGCCAACGGGCAGCAATATTTAGTCGATGACTCTGGCGCATTAGAAGAGTCTAACGCCCAGGCATGGCAAGATATCGAAGAACTCTCTCAAGATAATAATTTCGACCTAGCCGACTTAGACCTTAATGGTCTCAACGATTTGGCTGAAGAACCGGCAATTCCTCACCAAAATGCGAATCCGTTTGGGAACTCAACAGAGGCTGCTTATTCGCCGCAACAGCCACAGTCCCACGATTCAGACTCAGGAATTGGCGATCCGTTTGTCATCGATCCTAGTTTGCTGGGTGACTACCAGGAATCCAGCTGGAACGACCAAGATTTAGGATCCGATCTGCCTGATTTTTTAAGCCCCGATGAAATGCCGGATCTAGAAGTCAGGGAAGACGCCGACGACCATACGCTGGCTTCCCCCTTCGGAAACACTGGCACTGAAGAAGCATTTGGCACCCCTTTTGGAGATACGAGCAGCAATCATGAACTGTTCGCATCCCCCTTCGGAAGCACTGACAGCGAAGAAGCATTGGCTACCCCTTTTGGGGATGCTGACAGCGAAGAAGCATTTACCACTCCTTTTGGGGACACTGGCACTGAAGAAGCATTTGTCACTCCCTTTGGGGATACTGACAATGAAGAAGCATTTGCCACCCCTTTTGGGGACACGGATGACTTCGACGCAGCCGGCCTGTCCGCGCAGTTGGATGCCTTTGATGAAGCCTTAGATCCCCTCGATTGGCAGCTTAGCAACAACGCCGATGCTCAAGCCAACGGGTTTGCCGACGAGAACGAGTATAGCGAAGACGTTACAGAAGCATTCAGTAATCCGAACAGAAACGTCTCAGCAAATCGGTTCACCGGCAACGATCCAGACGCAGAAGATGCCACCCTACTCATGAGAGGCGAAGCATTAGAGCCAGCAGCCGACGACGACGACTACCGATTTGACGACTCAAGCTTCGATGCGCCAGACACCGGCACCTACGCAGGTAATCATAGTTACCCAAGGAGCCAGCAGAACTTTACTCGATCCGACAGATCCGAAAAGAACGGCTATAACTCCCAAGGCAGTTATGAGTTTGACGCCTTTGACGATGATGTATTTGCTCACGATGCTGGATTCGGTGTTCAAGATTTTAACAACCCGCCGGCATCCGCATCAGGGGGGCTGAATCAGCACGCCGGCATCGACTACTTAGATGAATTTGATGAGTTTGATGATATCGGCAGCGAGATTCCAGACTTTGACCTGTCGGAAGATTCCACCGGGGCCACCAGCCCTTCAGGGGGTTATGGGTTTGGGCCATCAAACAGCAGTTCGAGCCGGCTGGGCAGAAACTCAGGCTTTAGCAGCGATTTGACCGATGGCTCGCTGATCCGCGACGATGAAATTTTCAGCATTGCCGGCACCAGCGAACCCGTACCTACCTTTGCCCATGCCGATGCCGGTGCTGTCGAGCCAACCGTCACCCAAGAGCAAGGCTGGTTGGCTCCCTTTGAAAATGCCCCGCTGGCCACTAAACAGATGTGGACGGCTTTAATTACGGGCGCTGTGGCTGCCATTGCCGCTGCCGCCGTCAGCTACACAACAGCCATCTATCCCATCCCCCAACTGAAAAATGCCGCAATGGCAGCCGGGGCCGGACTTGCCGGCGGTTTGACTGCACTAGGATTCGGCCAGCTCACCACCCGCCAAATCAAACGAGCCACCGACGAGCTGCAAGCTCAATTTGAGGCCGTATCTCAAGGCAATCTCAGCGCCCGTGCCACCGTCTACGCAGAAGATGAATTTGGGCAGATGGCGACCAAATTCAACCACATGGCTCGCGTGATCTTCACCACCACCTCGGAAGCGCAGCGCAAAGCTGAAGAACAAGAGCAAGCCAAGGAAGACTTACAGCGCCAAGTTATTCGCTTGCTGGACGACGTAGAAGGGGCAGCGCGGGGCGACTTAACCGTACAGGCAGAAGTCACCGCAGACGTGCTGGGAGCCGTTGCTGACTCGTTTAACCTGACCATTCAAAACCTGCGGGAAATTGTGCTCCAGGTGAAACTAGCGGCGCGGCAAGTAACAAAAGGATCTGCAGATAGTGAATCGTTCGCTCGCAGTTTGTCTTCAGACGCCTTGCGACAAGCGGAAGAATTGGCAGCAACCCTCAACTCTGTGCAAGTCATGACGGACGCCATTCAACGGGTGGCCGAAAGTGCGCGAGAAGCTGAGGAAGTAGCCCGAACCGCTTCAACTACGGCGCTTAAAGGTGGGGAAGCCGTAGAACAAACGGTGGCCGGGATTCTGGAAATTCGAGAAACTGTAGCAGAGACAACCCGAAAAGTCAAGCGATTAGCAGAATCGTCTCAAGAAATTTCTAAGATTGTGGCCCTGATTTCTACGATTGCCTCCCGCACAAACTTGCTAGCACTAAATGCCAGTATTGAAGCAGCGCGAGCCGGTGAGGCCGGCAGAGGGTTCGCCATCGTTGCCGATGAAGTCCGGCAGTTGGCAGATCGTTCCGCAAAAGCGCTTAAGGAAATCGAGCAAATCGTGATGCAGATCCAGAGCGAAACCGGCTCGGTGATGACTGCAATGGAAGAAGGCACTCAGCAGGTGATTGAAGGCACCCGACTGGCAGAACAAGCCAAACGGGCGCTGGAAGATATCATCCAAATCTCAAATCGTATCGACGTGCTGGTGCGCTCAATTACTGCCGATACCGTGGAGCAAACAGAAACTTCACGAGCAGTGGCCCAAGTTATGCAAGCGGTCGAGCTGACAGCCCAGGAAACTTCGCAAGAAGCCCAGCGGGTGTCCGGAGCACTGCAAAACCTTGTGGGTGTGGCGCGTGACCTTCTGACTTCTGTGGAGCGCTTCCGTGTTGATCCCACAGAGCGCTGA
- the ccsB gene encoding c-type cytochrome biogenesis protein CcsB translates to MDLVALQNGLDNISFAVLFATMLIYWGGAAFPGIPYLSALGTAGMASANLCIAALLGARWIEAGYFPLSNLYESLFFLAWGMTTIHLIAENMSRSRLVGVVTAPVAMAITAFAAITLPSGMQSAEPLVPALKSNWLMMHVSVMMLSYSALMVGSLLAIAFLVVTGGQNIELRGSSVGTGGFRNNQYRLRKAGEEIAPQPVEPMPVAGFADSNGNGKTAVLEMVQTLPVQNSTSNLPNSEPLSPQRLSLAEILDNISYRIIGLGFPLLTIGIIAGAVWANEAWGSYWSWDPKETWALITWLVFAAYLHARITKGWQGRKPALLAATGFVVVWVCYLGVNLLGKGLHSYGWFF, encoded by the coding sequence ATGGATTTAGTCGCACTGCAAAACGGGTTGGATAATATCTCGTTTGCCGTTTTATTCGCTACGATGCTGATTTATTGGGGAGGGGCAGCGTTTCCGGGAATTCCTTATCTGTCGGCGCTGGGAACTGCTGGGATGGCAAGCGCAAACCTCTGCATTGCCGCTTTGCTGGGAGCACGCTGGATAGAAGCGGGCTACTTCCCCTTAAGCAATCTGTATGAGTCCCTGTTTTTCTTAGCATGGGGAATGACCACCATCCATCTGATTGCTGAAAATATGAGCCGCAGCCGGCTGGTGGGTGTGGTGACAGCGCCGGTGGCGATGGCGATCACCGCGTTTGCTGCTATTACCTTGCCCTCAGGAATGCAGTCAGCAGAACCGCTCGTACCGGCACTCAAATCAAACTGGCTGATGATGCACGTCAGCGTCATGATGCTCAGTTATTCCGCGCTGATGGTGGGTTCACTGCTGGCGATCGCTTTCTTAGTTGTCACCGGCGGACAAAATATTGAGCTGCGAGGCAGTTCCGTGGGCACCGGCGGCTTCCGCAATAATCAATATCGCTTACGAAAAGCCGGTGAGGAAATTGCACCTCAGCCGGTTGAACCGATGCCGGTTGCCGGTTTTGCTGATAGTAATGGCAACGGGAAAACAGCGGTTTTGGAGATGGTGCAAACCCTGCCGGTTCAAAATTCAACCTCCAACCTTCCCAATTCTGAACCGCTTTCGCCCCAACGTCTCAGCCTTGCAGAAATTCTCGATAACATCAGCTATCGGATTATCGGGTTAGGATTTCCCCTGCTAACAATTGGAATTATTGCCGGCGCTGTCTGGGCAAATGAAGCTTGGGGTTCCTACTGGAGTTGGGACCCGAAAGAAACCTGGGCGTTAATTACTTGGCTAGTATTTGCCGCTTATCTTCACGCCCGAATTACCAAAGGCTGGCAAGGACGCAAGCCGGCACTTTTAGCCGCCACCGGCTTTGTCGTTGTTTGGGTTTGCTATCTCGGTGTCAATTTGTTAGGCAAAGGCTTACACTCATACGGCTGGTTTTTCTAA
- the tilS gene encoding tRNA lysidine(34) synthetase TilS has translation MPNWTPLHAQIHRLLRHRQLLPPNQRLLIAVSGGQDSLCLAQLLLDLQPKWGWQLGIAHCDHRWRPDSEANADYVQQLAATWQLPFHRQVAEEIPKSEAAARHWRYQVLSIIAIQNQYQYILTGHTASDRAETLLYNLIRGAGADGLQALTWKRPLDAGVQLVRPLLEVTRIQTGLFCQEAGLEIWEDSTNQDRHYARNRIRNELLPYLQTHFNPKVEQALAQTAELLRSDVEYLEEVAGKVLQESISQTYQEVYIKIALNRHILRSHPLAIQRRVMRRLLEQVLAGAPSFEHIEKLTNLISAPSRTRTDPFPGGAFAEVAGDLICVFEKPI, from the coding sequence ATGCCAAACTGGACACCCCTCCACGCCCAAATTCACCGGCTACTCAGACACCGGCAGCTATTACCCCCCAATCAACGACTCCTCATCGCAGTCTCCGGCGGACAAGATTCCCTTTGCTTAGCTCAATTACTCCTAGACTTACAGCCCAAATGGGGGTGGCAATTAGGAATCGCCCACTGCGATCACCGCTGGCGTCCCGACTCAGAAGCCAATGCAGATTATGTCCAACAGCTAGCCGCAACTTGGCAACTGCCATTTCACCGACAAGTCGCAGAAGAGATCCCGAAAAGTGAAGCAGCAGCGCGGCACTGGCGATACCAAGTTTTGTCTATCATTGCTATACAAAATCAATATCAATATATCCTCACCGGCCACACCGCCAGTGATCGCGCAGAAACGCTTCTTTACAACTTAATTCGCGGTGCCGGTGCTGATGGACTGCAAGCTTTAACCTGGAAACGCCCTTTAGATGCCGGTGTACAATTGGTGCGCCCCTTGTTAGAAGTTACTCGTATACAAACAGGTTTATTTTGTCAAGAGGCCGGCTTAGAAATTTGGGAAGATTCCACCAACCAAGACCGGCACTACGCCCGTAACCGCATCCGCAATGAATTGCTGCCTTACCTGCAAACCCACTTTAACCCGAAAGTCGAGCAAGCCCTCGCCCAAACTGCTGAACTGTTGCGATCTGATGTTGAGTATTTAGAAGAAGTTGCTGGGAAAGTATTACAAGAATCTATTTCACAAACTTATCAAGAAGTCTATATAAAAATTGCACTCAATCGCCACATTTTGCGCTCCCACCCCTTAGCTATTCAGCGTCGTGTCATGCGCCGGCTGCTGGAACAAGTCCTCGCCGGTGCCCCTAGCTTTGAACATATAGAAAAGCTGACAAACTTAATTTCAGCCCCTAGCCGAACTCGCACTGATCCGTTTCCCGGCGGCGCATTTGCAGAAGTTGCCGGTGACTTGATTTGCGTATTTGAAAAACCGATTTAA
- a CDS encoding response regulator, with product MQGNLTEIDIRSILQLIELGQRTGELFVEAYNSSPGGIAIAQRDPHKTRDFREQSWFVFFFNGQIIYAGADSYSNLSRLRDYLRRYKVDTALDNLKVPSIASINAPEYGYLWALLENRVLTPAQGRSIIQSMVHETLFDLLSLHHGSFIFEMGPALAPQLTTLEIGSLVTKIMKRVQEWKQFHPHIQSPNQCPIISDAKKLSQTLPEITFNTLNRWADGQTTIRQLARYLNRDVLTVARAIYPYIQQGLVQLSYPASEVSGAFKWDWQASQPAKVPRIVCIDDEVAVRKSVEYILSRRGYEATGISNPLKALSLVFQLKPDLILCDITMPELDGYEISAMLRRSTAFRQTPIVMLTGLDGFIDRVKARMVGATDYLSKPFGESELLTLVEKYVGLGYPEQPEPERLLQEVLEAELDLDAPESFSTPSAPLS from the coding sequence ATGCAGGGAAATTTGACTGAAATCGATATCCGCAGCATCTTACAACTCATTGAGTTGGGGCAGCGAACCGGCGAATTGTTTGTAGAAGCTTACAATAGTTCACCTGGCGGCATCGCCATTGCCCAGCGCGATCCCCACAAAACCCGAGATTTTAGGGAGCAATCCTGGTTTGTCTTTTTCTTTAACGGTCAAATTATTTATGCCGGCGCGGATAGCTACAGCAATTTATCCCGCCTCCGCGACTATCTGCGACGCTACAAGGTAGACACCGCTCTGGATAATCTCAAAGTTCCCTCCATTGCCTCCATCAACGCACCGGAATATGGCTACCTCTGGGCGCTCTTAGAAAACCGCGTCCTGACTCCCGCCCAAGGGCGCAGCATCATTCAAAGCATGGTACATGAAACCCTGTTTGATCTGCTGAGCCTTCATCACGGTTCCTTTATATTTGAGATGGGTCCTGCTCTGGCACCCCAACTCACAACCTTAGAGATCGGCTCTTTAGTAACAAAGATTATGAAGCGGGTGCAAGAGTGGAAGCAGTTTCACCCCCACATTCAATCGCCCAACCAATGCCCGATCATTTCAGATGCCAAAAAGCTTTCTCAAACGCTCCCAGAAATTACCTTCAACACCCTCAATCGGTGGGCAGATGGCCAAACTACCATTCGCCAACTCGCTCGCTATTTAAATCGAGATGTTTTAACCGTGGCGCGTGCCATCTATCCTTATATACAACAAGGGTTGGTGCAGCTTTCTTATCCCGCCTCAGAAGTGAGTGGTGCCTTTAAGTGGGACTGGCAAGCGAGCCAGCCGGCAAAAGTGCCCCGCATTGTTTGTATTGATGACGAAGTTGCCGTCCGCAAATCAGTTGAATATATCCTGAGCCGGCGCGGTTACGAAGCCACCGGCATCAGCAATCCCCTCAAAGCACTCAGTCTAGTCTTTCAGCTCAAACCTGACTTGATTTTGTGCGATATTACCATGCCAGAACTTGATGGCTACGAAATTTCTGCCATGCTCCGCCGCTCCACCGCCTTCCGCCAAACCCCGATTGTCATGCTCACTGGCTTAGATGGATTTATCGACCGAGTCAAAGCGCGGATGGTCGGCGCAACAGATTACCTTAGCAAACCCTTTGGGGAAAGCGAGCTATTGACATTAGTAGAAAAATATGTAGGTCTCGGCTATCCAGAGCAGCCCGAACCTGAAAGATTACTTCAAGAAGTTCTCGAAGCAGAACTCGACCTTGATGCGCCCGAATCCTTTTCGACTCCCTCAGCACCGTTAAGTTAA
- a CDS encoding serpin family protein — protein sequence MKQHLGARNKAAAQAKWKNETKWLIAGFKLNLAKKQQQKLPGKIKFLLLPFYLLSLTSALAFSVDIQPSRCEDAVNTGFLATLPPETSTVVNSNTGFALDLYKHLRQEVSRQNGGKEGNVFFSPYSLSTGLAMTYAGARGQTAAEMGQALHFNLPPERLHPAFAALRANIEADSRQNYQLDIANRLWGQKGYNFLEAFLEITRNFYNATLEKLDFTAAPEAARTQINQWIAQKTHEKIKDLIPPGVLSSDTRLVLTNAIYFKAAWLSPFDPSKTKNEPFTTLDGQPVPVPMMHQGGQIFGYAEIEGLQVLELPFVDNRLSLVILLPQQVDGLLELETKLTPENLTKWLSSLSSEVPISVWLPKFQLSSAFELKDALSQMGMPLAFSPNSDFSGMNGQKDLFISNVIHKTFADVNEAGTEADAATAITAATRGSGNAFKADHPFIFLIRDAESGSVLFLGRVVNPALVNY from the coding sequence ATGAAGCAACATTTAGGCGCTAGAAATAAGGCGGCGGCGCAGGCAAAGTGGAAGAATGAAACGAAATGGCTGATAGCCGGCTTCAAGCTCAATTTAGCCAAAAAACAACAACAAAAGTTACCCGGCAAAATCAAATTTTTGCTTTTACCTTTTTACCTTTTATCTTTAACTTCTGCTTTGGCTTTCTCAGTTGATATTCAACCCAGCCGGTGCGAAGACGCTGTTAACACCGGCTTCCTCGCTACACTTCCCCCAGAAACCAGCACTGTGGTGAACAGCAACACCGGCTTTGCGCTTGACCTCTATAAGCATCTGCGCCAAGAGGTTTCTAGGCAAAATGGGGGGAAGGAAGGAAACGTGTTTTTCTCACCTTATAGCCTCTCAACCGGGTTGGCCATGACCTATGCCGGTGCGAGGGGCCAGACAGCCGCCGAAATGGGCCAAGCACTGCACTTTAACCTCCCGCCCGAACGTCTGCATCCAGCTTTTGCAGCACTCAGGGCCAATATAGAGGCTGACAGCCGGCAGAATTATCAGCTAGACATTGCTAACCGGCTTTGGGGCCAAAAAGGGTATAACTTTTTAGAAGCATTTCTGGAAATTACCCGTAATTTTTACAACGCAACTTTAGAAAAATTAGACTTCACGGCTGCGCCAGAGGCAGCCCGAACTCAGATCAACCAATGGATCGCGCAAAAAACCCACGAAAAGATTAAGGATCTCATTCCTCCTGGCGTCCTCTCCTCAGATACACGCTTGGTACTGACCAACGCTATCTACTTTAAAGCTGCTTGGCTTAGCCCATTTGACCCTAGTAAAACCAAAAACGAGCCGTTTACCACTCTTGATGGGCAGCCAGTGCCGGTGCCGATGATGCATCAGGGCGGCCAAATCTTTGGCTACGCAGAAATTGAAGGTTTGCAAGTGCTGGAACTTCCCTTTGTGGATAACCGGCTATCTCTAGTCATTCTTTTACCGCAACAAGTCGATGGGCTGCTTGAGTTGGAGACGAAATTAACTCCAGAAAACTTGACAAAATGGCTATCGTCTCTATCGAGCGAGGTTCCAATTTCCGTCTGGCTACCCAAGTTCCAGCTAAGTTCAGCGTTTGAGCTGAAAGATGCACTATCACAAATGGGGATGCCGCTTGCCTTCTCCCCTAATTCCGACTTCTCCGGCATGAACGGACAGAAAGACCTGTTTATCTCAAATGTCATTCACAAGACGTTTGCAGACGTGAATGAGGCCGGCACTGAAGCAGATGCGGCGACAGCCATTACTGCGGCAACAAGGGGCAGCGGAAATGCTTTTAAAGCCGATCACCCATTTATCTTTCTAATTCGGGATGCAGAGTCTGGCAGCGTTTTATTTCTTGGTCGCGTGGTTAACCCAGCCTTAGTAAATTATTAA
- a CDS encoding chemotaxis protein CheW gives MVGNPDFLPGIGPDQAPEFQELDSPEGELHLRFYVPAGTEFALPAKGIREVISPSPDRITPVPNVSSLLLGTLNVRGRVIWVADLGQFLGDATPLNTDRPELPVIAVEDQDTILGLAVDRIVGMEWLDVAQLQRRTNAPDSMEPFLDGEWVLNAEGDQFLRLLDQVKILRSARWAA, from the coding sequence ATGGTGGGGAATCCGGATTTTTTACCCGGCATCGGGCCAGATCAAGCGCCAGAATTTCAGGAACTAGACAGTCCTGAAGGTGAATTGCACCTGCGGTTTTACGTTCCTGCCGGCACCGAATTTGCCTTGCCGGCTAAAGGCATCCGCGAAGTCATTTCCCCTTCACCAGACCGAATAACTCCCGTTCCCAATGTATCTTCCTTACTTTTAGGAACACTGAACGTGCGGGGCAGAGTCATCTGGGTGGCCGATCTCGGTCAGTTTTTAGGAGATGCTACACCCTTAAATACTGATCGACCTGAACTGCCGGTGATTGCGGTAGAAGACCAAGACACTATACTAGGGTTAGCTGTTGACCGGATCGTGGGAATGGAATGGCTGGATGTGGCTCAGTTGCAGCGGAGAACAAACGCACCAGATAGTATGGAGCCATTTCTGGATGGTGAGTGGGTGTTGAACGCAGAAGGGGATCAGTTTCTCCGACTGCTAGATCAGGTCAAAATTCTTCGATCGGCCCGGTGGGCAGCATAA